In Cheilinus undulatus linkage group 3, ASM1832078v1, whole genome shotgun sequence, the genomic window TGTGGATACAAACTTTATCATGGcattattttaacttcattTGTACTATTAAATTGAAAGGTTGCATTATCTCAAAAGCTGAAGTTAATGCACACCACAACGATGACCCCAGAGGTCTGTGTAACATAAAGTAACCGTTGACTACTGTCAACACTGCAACCTAGACAACGTCTCTCCTGACCTATCTGTGAATACGCACCGAGACAACAAACTGGTCTAACATGAGCTTTTCTTAACTGTTCATCATAACACTCCAAAAAAGCTGAGTTTAAAAGGCTGTGAAGTAATAAATCCAAAAACCCAATAAAACAactttatcagttttatttagcaTCAACtggagattttaaaaatatcaaaaaatagCTGGTTAAAGTAGTGGTTTACAATATGGGACAgtgaaatagattaaaagttaaatataagGTAGTAGGAGATTGAGCCTCACATTACAGGAATCATATATTTTAGAAAGAGTGCAAAAATTGAAGTTTAGTGTCATACTGTAGGTAGTATTTGGTTCAAAgtaagcattttaaaaataaaactgtaccCATCCATAAAAGGTGCAACCTGCTTTCATATCCATTTACTTGCAATGACAGATTAGGTTAACTTATAACAATGAGTTGCATTAATGTTCATAGGAATTTCCAGTACAGTCAAATTCCTTCACTGTAGATGTGAGGTTTGCTTTTCTTGCGCTTCCCCTTACCATTGCATGCTGGGATGCCCAACGACTCGAGGCGAAAAGGGCGTGGAAGGACGGAGTCAGAGCTTAGAGGTGGGTTCATGGCGGGACTACTCACAGAGAGGTGGGCCACCCCGTTAACCAACGGAGGAGAGCGGATGACTGCGGGAGAAGAGCTCCATTAGAAGGGTGAAATGATTCAGTGGTTAATGGATCAGTCTACAGGTCCTGGTTTTACCATGAGCTTTGGTAGTTTCCCCTCCTAGCAGTTGGCTCGCTCTCTTTGACTTGAAGTAGCTGCTGGCgatgttttcactttcactaCGGTTCAGCATTTCCTTATATCTGTCCTCCTCCACCTGGAAAAAAAACGCATTTAGGTTCTGTGCTGTCATTTTAGTGTGTATAAGATGATACAAGCAAAAATGCAATACAAGCTCACCACGGTTTGGTCCAAAGAATCAGCCACTGAACCTCTGCGTGCTGAAGGTTTTGGAGCTACTGCTACAGGACAGAAAGATAAATAGCCCACAAGGATTACTCTCCAAACATTAAAGACCTACATCCATTCTGAAAACttaaaagctttatttcaaATCTGTTTTATATGCATTCGCTATTCACCTGAGGGCAGGGTTGTTTTCTGCACCATCACATCAGGCAGCCTCCAGGTAGTGCTGTCCTCGTCCCAGACAGCTTCTTTCTTCAAGCGGTCCAGGTTGCTGTAGTTGCAGTCACGGCGCACCAGGGGCACCATTCGCTCCAGCAGGCCCTGCAGTAACTGACCCTCCCTCTCTAGTCGCCGAATGGTTGCCAGGTAGTCGTTCCTCTCCACCTCAAACTCAGCCTGCAGGTCACGGATCTCTAGTTTGGCTGCTTTCAGCTGCAACAAATTCACAGGATTAGACTGGTAGAGCCTGACATCAAGACATCATCCAGGACAAACGTAACATCCAGCATCATTTGGTACCAGCCCTGCAAGGTTTTTTGGTATTGCTTAAACTCTTATGTGCATTATGTGTTCACTCTATATGTGTAATGATGCGTCCCTCCCCAAAGGCTCAAAATAAAAGAGCTCTTCTTCCAACTACAATCCATCCATGATGAGAAGAGAGAAGAAGTCTTTAAAAAGACCATGCTTTTACTTATAAGGAGGACTATGGAAGAAAATGTGCAATTATAAAATATGTTGGCCTGTAAGGGTTGCTTGAATTGAGgtgactttaaaacattttatgtcttctgtcaaaattaacaaGGTAGTTTTGCTATTAAAATTAAAGattcaaacattcaaatatttcCAGATTAATTAAtatgttttcaaaattaaatttcaCATCAGTAAAAGGGCTTTTCTGCATTACAATGAACGCATATATTCCCTTTTATGTGACTTGATCCATGCATTTTCAATCACTGTAACCTTCTGCATTTACCATGGTTTCTGTATCATTTATCCTGCTGCCCCTCTGACCTACCTTTCCCTGAACCTTGACCAGCATTTGGCTTTTGGCGTGCACCTCCTCCTGGATGGAGGTATAGACATTCAGCAGCACATTTTCACTCTCTTCCCCGCTCTCTGACAGAGCACGGATGAGATGCACTTTCCTCTGGTCAGCGAGGTTCTTCCTCTGCCGGTGTCTCTGCTGGAGTTCCTTGTTCCTGGCCTGCTCGCCTCCCAACACCTCCTGCTCCAGCTGCTGCAGTCTGTGGAGATGAGCATGAAATCAAGATATAGCTAGAGATCACAAACTATCCAAATAATACAGTTGCTCTATGGCCTCTGATACAAAGTTTGGACtataaatctaaaaaagaagaacactaaaaaattacttttattaATAATACAAAGTGTAATACTACAGCTATGAGAATGCTATGAGAACTCTAGCATTTTTGCTCTCAAATGATGAATGgatttgttgacattttaaatgtattttaaattgaTCAGGTCAGCTGACCAggcatatacagtcatggatgaaagtattggcacccctgtgCAACTGTAACTGCCTGGCCAAATCTTTAACACGTCTGAGTCCTCTCttggaagaaagaaaacattaatAATTTATGTTATTCAGTCCTTTCATTCCTCTAATGTACCAGACCATTATGCTTAAATTCTGTACTTAATACTggaaagaaataataaatacagactttacaaaaattaaagaaagacaTTTAATATTAAGTGCATGCGAGATGATAATCAAATTTGAAAATTGTGTTCCCACAAACCTTTCCAGGACATGTTTCTGGTCCAGAGACCCTGCAGTGGTGATGTCAGGAGAGTCAACAGGCCCGTCTCCCTCTGGATGTTTCTGGACATCAACTGTTGCACTAGGTGCAGCCTGCTGGCTCACCAACATGAGGAAAGAACTCCATTAAGTTTGTTATAATTTATaactgcatttaaagaaatcaGTTCATAGCTATTGCATATTTGATATGACAGCAAATGGTGCTAGTAAGAATACCTCAGCTGGGGAGGTCTCTCTTATGGAATCAGTGCTGTGTTTGAGCTCTTCACCAGCCACTTGCGTCATACAGCTAGAGCTTACAGATGCTGaagacaaaacataaaaaaaaatgtgtttgagtaAAGAGGACGGACACTAAAAATAACTCTTGATACACATTGCAGCCATGAACAAAAACCCTTAAATTCTCTTTTTCTCCAGATTTTGTTGAGAGAAATGATTGGGTAACTCCAGTTCTCACATTGTTCTTTCTTTGAGGTGGATGATTTTCCACTCTTTGTGACAGAGCTCCCTCTGCTGGCTCGGGTCTTTTCCAGGTTACACAGCTTGGATTCATAAGAGGAGCGTAGGGCAGCTATGTCTTCCTGCAGTTTAGCCTTGGATTCCTGCTCTGCATTGTAGTCAGCCTGCAGCTTGGCCAGCCTCTCTTCATACTCCTGCAGAGACAGCAGAACACAGACCCATTAATCAGCTGGTTCTTGTACAGTGCGTGTAGAGATGTGAAGTGATATATGAGCGTGGGAACAGCTCGCAGTTGCCTCTTTAatcttctctttctctgcttctGTGGTGGACTGTGGCCTTGAGGGAACAGTGGAGGATTTTTCATATGACTGACCAGCCAGAAGAGCTGCATGataaaatgacagacaaaaGAACAAGGAGATTTTTTAACATGACTGATAATAAAATTCATATCACAAGAAGTAGATTAAACAACTTCCAAAGCAAAtggaaaacatgaaacatgaaaagatgtttttaggGGTTAAGTTATATAGTTAACCTACATGCAAGATTAGCAGTGCCCAGCTGGCCTGAGACGAGAGCCCTGAGCTTCTTGATTTCCTCCTGATACTCTCTCAGCAAGGCGTCTTTGGGGTCCTCATTGATACGAGGCCTGTTCTGGATGCTCTTTGCCCGGTTGGCGTACCGCAGAGTGCTTAGGCTCTCCTCATAGTTGTTGTCTGCGGGGGACAGACAGGCGATCATAAGAGTACGTGTGTTTCCTCCCAGGGAGTCCTGCAGCAGCCGGGTCAGTTTGGAGTCTCGGTAGGGGATGTATTTGGAGCGGCCGTCCACCAGGGCTGAGATGACATTGCCCAGGGCAGAAAGGGAGAGGTTGATCTTGGTGGCCTCACGTAGTCGCTCACCAGTAGCACCAGTTTTAGACTGGCGCTCACTCCCTGCCAGGTCGACAAGGTTGAGTTTACCGGCTCGTAGATGATCCTGGCCGGCTGCATCTGGAAATATGAAGTAACAAAATTTAGCAAGAATACAATTTAAGCCAAGAGCTTAACTACAGGGagaaattttggattttatgaaTCTAATtaaattaaccccttaaagcctttTGAATCAtgtttgatacatacttttatgatacctctatctcatCAACAGGGGtgataaattactaaaaaaaaaattctgaatacaatctgataaatgataaaaatgccctcaagaggattatcagttaccaaaaactcctaatgtatcaaataagatacaaaaaaatatatgttgtaTTTTATGGAAATCTGGATTTTTggggatttcagtagaaagtaaattaaacatttcagttacaaaaaagagaattttcttgctataatttgtgttttcaggctttaatgggttaaaccATATAGCATCAATGACTAAAATAGTTTGAGCTGTTCAGTGGCACTTTAAATTATTGCTAGTTTCTCTCCACAGGTAATCTGGCCCCATAGGGAGAGATGAGTTACCAGGTCCATGTACATTTAGCTCTTAAATTATTTAAGCATAATCTActgtttttagtaaaaaaaaaaaaaaaaaaaaaaaaaaaggagaagttTGTGACAGTACAAGTAGATAAAGACataaccttcaaaataaaagcacaatatTGACTCTTAGCCTTTATTTCCCAGGCTAAAAAAGGCTTCAAGACCCACTTTGCAGTCCCAAACTACCAGTCAAGAACCAGGGGTGTCAAGCAGCTGACAGTCATAAATTTAACCtacatttgttattttgttgtttctcttgtccctctttcagctttcccctcttctctcttcctgcttctcCTCCACCCCCTACCAGTTTCCAATCCCAGCATGgcttcagcagatggctgttcaacacGAGTCTGGCTCTGCTGGAGGTTCCTGCCCGTTACAGGGAAGGTTTTCCTTGCCACAGTAACCATACTAAATACTGCTAATACTAAGCTGATGCCGATTAGCACTGGGTCTTTATAATAACACGTCTAGAGCTGCCCTCTTTGTTAAGTGTTTTGAAgcactatacaaataaagactgactgattgattgacttTGTAAATAAAGTTGACTTGACGTATAAAAAAGTATAGCTATTTAATATATTTCTTGACCTTCTTGGTAAATTATAttgttttcttaaatgttttaaagtgctGAACTTCTTTAATCATTCATAGGTTCAATGCAAAATATGCCTGTTGCgtattttgtacattttggccGTTATTCAtcccaaacatttatttatttaattttttcttctctttgtgtgtaaacattgtttttctctctgtgattCTCCtgtaaggctgaacaattttgaaaaaatatctaattgagATCATTTTGACTTActgcaaattcaaaatgaaatattgtattaaaggaaattattattttatgtacttcacatttttaataggacaaacatataaaaaacaagagaaattgGATTACAAACTATTTaagaaaaactgacattttaatgtcagcatCATGTAAAGAACATAAcatatctgctgcaaaaaggCACTAAACATTAATAAAGTATTTTGAAAcatatttcaggttaaagaaatgttgcaccttctgcattaaaaaataattgcagcagGACATACTGCTATTTAATCCAAATCTCAAAAAATTGCCCACCCCTACTTCAAATATCTAAGTCTAATCAGAGACTGTTATCTAATGAGCTCTAGTAGGTTCACATGCTCCAACAGGCACAGGCTTCTGCTTCTGTCACACACAAAACAAGATATGTTTCATCTTGTTTCAGGTGTTGTATCAATATCTATAAGTATGTGTTCACCAGTGCTGCAGATCTCCAGGTGGATGGTGAAGATTGAGTGCGAGCGTGAGGAGTCTTTGTTCATCAGTGTGTAGCCCACTGCCCGGTTCCTCCAGCCTTGCTCTATGATCCTCTCACACTCTCCCACACTGTGTACGGTGTGCATGGAGAGGTCCCGCACATACACCCCACGCTCCGGATGCTCTTTCAGctaaaaaacagacacacacaatccAGATCACTCACCTTGTTCAAACACCTTGACCTTTGAGGAATCACAAACCACTGTGCTTTGAAATCACCATGGAAACTTTTACAATGTTGTGTAACGCCTGAGCAACACATTCAATGATGAGGAGAGCTGTGATAAACTGGTTTTATAATGATTgtgcttggaaaaaaaacaataatcatTTGGGCCACTAATGTTACACCGAGCAGcctgatttctttttatctttataGACCTTGACTAACAAGATTTTTAAGACTGATTCATATTTAAGGAGGAAAAACTCTCTAGCATACCAAAATGTTGAGCAAAAACAGTGATTGTTTGACTTACTTAAGCATATGTAACATTATTCTGAAGCATGACCAAATGTCAGTGCTGTTGAAGACATGTCTGCTATGTAAACTGTGCAACAACTTTGTTTTCATGGACTTTTCTATGCAACTTCATTCACAGGTACTTTTATTATTCTAACACTGAAATGCCCCCTTGGATTAACAAAGTATGTCTGAATCTAGttctacaaccccaattccccAAAAAactggggcgctgtgtaaaatgtcaatttaaaaaatgcaatgatttgcaaatctcatattttatacacaatagaacataaacaccaaatcagatgttgaaactgagacattttaccatttcatgaaaaatattagctaattTAGAATTTTAATGTCAagaacacatctcaaaaaagtagggacagggcaacacaaggctggaaaagtggtgTAAACGAAAAACAACAAGAGGAGCATTCTGAAAGATGGAAGGTCCCTCTTctttttagtccacaggacatgatGTCCATGGCtcccaaaaagaatttcaaattttgattcatcttatcacagaacagttttccatattgcctaagtccattttaaatgagctttggcccagagaagatggcaatGTTTCTTGATCATGATAACATATGGCATCTACTTTGCATGAAACGACTTTAACTTGTGATCGTGGATgtcacagccaactgtgttgacagaatgatttctggaagtgtttctgagcccatgcagtgaatTCCAGAACCTAAACGTGCCTGTTTCTAATTCAGTGCCATCTAAAGGCCTGAAGATCACAATATTGACCTTAAGCTTTATTCCTTGcacacagatttctacagattctctgaatattttgatgatattatgttcTGTAGGTGGTGGGATATTCAAGTCTTTAAGATTTtgtgttgaggaacatttttctgatgcccatttttacttatgagagactctgcctctctaaaatgctctttttgtACCTGGTCAGGTtactgaactgttttttttttccattagtaccacttattttttcaggcattttgttgccctgcccctacttttttgcaatgtgctaccatcaaatttaaaattagctgatatttttcatgaaatgttaaccATAAAGCATCAATGCTTTATGCATCAGTgctgaaatgtctcagttttaacatctgatatgtatTTTATGTTCTGATGCGAATGAGATaagggtttatgagatttgcaaatccttgCATTCTGCTTTAATTTACATTTCGAACAGTGCCCCAACTGTTTTGGAAATGGTGTTGTTTATCAACCAAAATCAATTTCCCTACATTGTCTTAAAGAAAAGGTATCATCCCACAGCATATCAGTAACTTGTATACTGATATAGATTTTGACATATCTGTGATAAGCCAATACCATCTTTAATTATTGACCAAACAAGATATCATTTTAACTcttattcaaacaaaaataaacttacCTCTAATCTTTGTTTGGTGTCACTTCCCAGAAGGTCTCGGATTTCTTCATTATAAATCTCAAGGTAGGAGGCCCTCACCAGgaattttgtattttctgcacACTAGCTTGgccaaaaaacacacactgtataatttattttgagcttaaaaaaaatctcagccaGAGACTTGAATCGCAGGAGTAAAGCAGGTATATATTGTATCCAAGAACCAGAGAAAAACATTCACTTCATTAATTTTTCAATTAAACCTATTACTTTAAAAGATGGCTAAATAAACAGCAGTAGTCCAGCATACCTGAATACTCTCAAATATATGCTCGAATGCTCTTGGAATAACTCCTCTCTGTGCGGCAGGCTCTGACACCCCCTGCATGGTGAAAGATTTCCCACTTCCTGTTTGTCCATAGGCAAAGATTGTGCCATTGTAGCCCTCCGTGACACCctgtgaaataaatgaaaaaatgttgtaGAATTCTGTGAACACCCTGCTGACCTTAAACAGTGACTGACAGCAGACTAATTAGTAAATAATGAGGTTTGCAGCCTTTAGCAATAAGATATGTTGTAGGTCTGGTGGTGTCCAGTGACCAGAAGCCACATTTGAATGCCTTAATCTATATACATTAGATGAAGCAAACATAATAGGGGCTATATTGTTCCCATGAGCTTACCTCAACTAAAGGATAGGCAATTTCATTGTACATCTGCTCAGTGGTTTGGTCAATGAAGTAGGTCCCATCAAAGGTGAACTGTTTGGGAGGCTCATCCACTAATCCTGGCTTCTCTATGAAGCACTGGCAGTGATGCAGGTCCATGGACAGAACCATCTTAGAGCAGAGGGTCTTCTCCCTGTCATTTAGGGGCCTGCACCTGACCACCACCTTCACTGACTCTGACCCCATGGTTCAATTTTCACTCCGCGACAGTTTTTGTAATAGAcactaagaagaaaaaaaggagaaacgTGTTAAATGACGTTTTTCAAATACGTTTCAATAGTGCTAATTCCTCTCTGTACCTACCTTCATAGTCGGATGGCAAGCAGCTGACTAACGGCTAACTGTAAGCTGACATTCCGGTTATACTCCACACAGCGGGGCAGCAGGATATCAAACAGCAGGCAGTCTAAAATTTCAAGCAAGTTAAAGACATTTAACTTAAGTTAACCTCAAATATCTCCACAAACAACAGTGCTTCTTCTTTAGTGTCGGTACAGGTCACCTGCCATTCTGCTCCACTTCCCATAGCGTTACGAAGTTGCCAAGCAACCGTTAAAGGATGAAACGGCCACAGACCGGCGGCCATCTTGATGAGGAGGGAGTGAGGTCAAAGTTGGTAGAAAATCAGTATGTCGGCAAGACTTCGATTAATAAcactatatttaaaaaaaatgttgcgtATGAAGTagttatgaaaaaaagtcaaattcgGTAATTAGGAAAACAGCAATAGTCCCAGGAGGTACTGTATGCACTCATAAGGACACTGAGCTGGATTAGCATGGATGACTAATGGAGTAAGTTACTACATAATTTAAGATACACATGTCAACGTTTGGTTGGTTTACTTATGTCAACATGTTAGCTAACCAGAGGTTACATGTTTAAAAGGGTCCAACATCCAAGGGGGGTGCATACAGGCACTGCATAGGCACTGCATTCAATGAAATACAGTAGTTTGGGCAAGGGCTGAGCggtttttcccccaatattgcagcTGCGATTTAATATGCCAATATTCCtcatcttttgtgtttttcaacaattcaaATAAATCATTCCATATTATAGCCTACATTCAGCCAGGACACTCATCATACaattaataatttaattgcaaaacaaatctacagttttacttggcagagaaggctctgcttaaaAAATGCTTCTTGGGTTAGTAAAGCAGCATGCTTAGACTTTGCAGGAAATACATGGCTAGAAATCCCCATATAGATACATACTTTTCTGACAATTTGTAATGAAAACAGAAGCAATCAGTCCATAGTaccatgaatctgaatatgaggatgcaacaacctttatgctataaaggaggtggctggggtggaggagttgaagctggctgtcagctgatcgcaacttggggtatgacttttgtgaacTAACACCAAGCTTCATCAATTTTATATAGAATGAACTAAttgtttttgctcatattgcaaatttgatgtaATTTGCTTTAGTAAAAAGGTATTATCATTTTCACGtccctcattttgattaaggaaAACATACATGCAACAGGGAAatgaggatttttgtaaaccattataaacaATTTGACATTGAACATTTGCATTATACCCGTATAATTTtggctgctgcaaaaatgtagTTTATTAAACcagtattttaacacatttcaagttaaagaaatactgcaacttGTGCAATTTGTAAACTGTAGCCggccatattgcaattaaatctaatttgcaattaattgcccagccctagtttttacCTTATAAAATGTGAGAAATCAAAGGGGCGGGTCAAAAGAAGCCTGTTTTGAAAAAGCATGGATGTTTTTGAGCAGCTTTTGTTTCCAGGCACACTTtggtgacccactgaaaagggctctACCACCCACTTTTGAGTGCTAatccaccagttaagaaccactgatttagaccaGTCCTGCAATGAAAACTGACCTACAGTTATTTTAACTCGATGTGGTGGAACAATATAGTTCACCTCCATGAAAAACAGTGTTCTTAGAAATAATGGGATGCACtatctaaatatatatatatatatatattcatatatacatatatatatatgtatgattttttttttttggccaatatCTGATATTCATGAATTGATACCAATATTGGTACTGATGTGTAAGTGTAGTTCAGATCTAAAAATTAAGTCGTTGAAATACAAAATTTTGAACTAGAGGATGAACAAATTTTAGCTCCGAAAACACACTTCAAAGATTATGGAATAAGGTTGAACAAAGAATAAAATTatagctgatgtaggtctgttggtcctgcctaaaccTTCACAGACTTCTACGTATGTCTGGTTAGTATGTTAGTTgttaatatcagcagaaatgtgtaTATATGCCGATACCAATAACCGACTTTTTAAGCAAATGCCTATTAAAATTGTGTTTCTCTAATTAAAAGActaattttaaattgttttgggTTTAG contains:
- the kif17 gene encoding kinesin-like protein KIF17, with translation MGSESVKVVVRCRPLNDREKTLCSKMVLSMDLHHCQCFIEKPGLVDEPPKQFTFDGTYFIDQTTEQMYNEIAYPLVEGVTEGYNGTIFAYGQTGSGKSFTMQGVSEPAAQRGVIPRAFEHIFESIQCAENTKFLVRASYLEIYNEEIRDLLGSDTKQRLELKEHPERGVYVRDLSMHTVHSVGECERIIEQGWRNRAVGYTLMNKDSSRSHSIFTIHLEICSTDAAGQDHLRAGKLNLVDLAGSERQSKTGATGERLREATKINLSLSALGNVISALVDGRSKYIPYRDSKLTRLLQDSLGGNTRTLMIACLSPADNNYEESLSTLRYANRAKSIQNRPRINEDPKDALLREYQEEIKKLRALVSGQLGTANLASLLAGQSYEKSSTVPSRPQSTTEAEKEKIKEEYEERLAKLQADYNAEQESKAKLQEDIAALRSSYESKLCNLEKTRASRGSSVTKSGKSSTSKKEQSSVSSSCMTQVAGEELKHSTDSIRETSPAEQAAPSATVDVQKHPEGDGPVDSPDITTAGSLDQKHVLERLQQLEQEVLGGEQARNKELQQRHRQRKNLADQRKVHLIRALSESGEESENVLLNVYTSIQEEVHAKSQMLVKVQGKLKAAKLEIRDLQAEFEVERNDYLATIRRLEREGQLLQGLLERMVPLVRRDCNYSNLDRLKKEAVWDEDSTTWRLPDVMVQKTTLPSAVAPKPSARRGSVADSLDQTVVEEDRYKEMLNRSESENIASSYFKSKRASQLLGGETTKAHVIRSPPLVNGVAHLSVSSPAMNPPLSSDSVLPRPFRLESLGIPACNGKGKRKKSKPHIYSEGI